One Cicer arietinum cultivar CDC Frontier isolate Library 1 chromosome 8, Cicar.CDCFrontier_v2.0, whole genome shotgun sequence DNA segment encodes these proteins:
- the LOC101511297 gene encoding eukaryotic translation initiation factor 6-2-like yields MATRLQFENNCDIGVFSKLTNAYCMVAIGGSESFYSVFESELSGVIPVVKTSIAGTRIVGRLCAGNKNGLLLPHTTTDQELQHLRNSLPDQVVVQRIEERLSALGNCIACNDHVALTHTDLDRETEEIIADVLGVEVFRQTIAGNILVGSFCALSNRGGLVHPHTSIEDLDELSTLLQVPLVAGTVNRGSEVIAAGMTVNDWTAFCGSDTTATELSVVESVFKLRDSQPSVIVDEMRKSLIDSYV; encoded by the exons ATGGCAACTA GACTTCAGTTTGAGAATAATTGTGACATTGGAGTGTTCTCTAAACTTACCAATGCCTATTGTATGGTTGCTATTGGAGGCTCTGAAAGCTTCTACAG TGTATTTGAGTCCGAGTTATCAGGTGTTATCCCAGTGGTGAAGACATCTATTGCTGGCACACGCATTGTTGGTCGTCTATGTGCTG GAAACAAGAATGGTCTTCTCTTGCCCCATACCACCACAGACCAAG AACTTCAACATTTGAGAAACAGTCTACCTGATCAAGTTGTTGTTCAGAGGATAGAAGAAAGATTATCTGCTCTGGGAAATTGTATAGCATGTAATGACCACGTGGCTCTCACTCACACCGATCTCGACAGG GAGACTGAGGAGATAATTGCAGACGTTCTTGGAGTAGAAGTTTTCAGGCAGACCATTGCTGGTAATATTCTTGTTGGTAGTTTCTGCGCCCTCTCCAATAGAGGTGGTTTG GTCCACCCTCACACTTCAATAGAAGATTTGGATGAACTTTCTACACTTCTTCAAGTTCCTTTGGTAGCCGGGACCGTCAACCGAGGTAGTGAAGTGATAGCTGCTGGAATGACAGTTAATGATTGGACAGCATTTTGTGGTTCAGACACCACAGCAACTGAGCTCTCTGTCGTTGAGAGTGTTTTCAAGCTGAGGGACTCACAGCCTAGTGTCATTGTGGATGAGATGAGGAAATCACTCATTGATAGCTAtgtttga
- the LOC101511617 gene encoding T-complex protein 1 subunit gamma — MQSPVLVLKDSLKRESGAKVHHANIQASKAVADIIRTTLGPRSMLKMLLDASGGIVVTNDGNAILRELDIAHPAAKSMIELSRTQDEEVGDGTTSVIILAGEMLHVAEAFIEKNYHPTVICRAYIKALEDAIAVIDKIAMPIDAQDRGTMLGLVKSCIGTKFTSQFGDLIADLAIDATTTVGVDIGQGLRDVDIKNYIKVEKVPGAQLEDSRVLNGVMINKDVVAPGKMRRKIVNPRIILLDSPLEYKKGENQTNAELLREEDWSLLLKLEEEYIEELCMQILKFKPDLVITEKGLSDLACHYFSKHGVTAIRRLRKTDNNRIAKACGAVIVNRPDELQESDVGTGAGLFEVKKVGDEYFAFIVDCKEPKACTVLLRGASKDLLNEVERNLQDAMSVARNIIKNPKLVPGGGATEMTVSATLKQKSSSIEGIEKWPYEAAAIAFESIPRTLAQNCGVNVIRTMTALQGKHANGENAWTGIDGNTGAIADMQERKIWDAYNVKAQAFKTAIEAACMLLRIDDIVSGIKKKQAPGAGPSKPKIETEGDADGDQILPD; from the exons ATGCAGTCGCCTGTTCTAGTTCTCA AGGACTCTTTGAAACGTGAGTCTGGAGCAAAGGTTCATCATGCTAATATTCAGGCATCAAAG GCTGTTGCTGATATAATTCGTACGACCTTGGGTCCCAGGTCCATGCTTAAAATGCTTCTTGATGCTTCTGGAG GAATTGTGGTGACAAATGATGGAAATGCTATCTTACGTGAATTAGATATTGCTCACCCAGCTGCCAAG TCTATGATTGAATTAAGTCGCACCCAAGATGAAGAAGTTGGAGATGGAACTACATCAGTCATCATTCTTG CTGGTGAGATGCTCCATGTTGCTGAAGCATTCATTGAAAAAAACTATCACCCTACAGTTATTTGCCGAG CATATATCAAAGCTTTGGAGGATGCTATTGCTGTTATTGACAAAATTGCAATGCCTATTGATGCTCAGGATC GAGGAACAATGCTGGGGCTTGTAAAAAGCTGCATAGGTACCAAATTCACAAGTCAATTTGGGGATTTAATTGCT GATCTAGCTATTGATGCTACTACAACAGTAGGAGTTGATATTGGGCAAGGTTTGAGGGAtgttgatattaaaaattatatcaagGTTGAGAAGGTCCCTGGTGCACAGCTCGAGGATTCGAGAGTTCTTAATGGAGTTATGATAAACAAAGATGTGGTTGCCCCTGGCAAGATGAGGAGAAAGATTGTTAACCCTCGTATCATTCTTCTTGATAGTCCTCTTGAGTATAAAAAGGGTGAAAACCAAACTAATGCTGAATTGCTTAGAGAAGAAGACTGGAGTCTCTTATTGAAGTTGGAGGAAGAATACATCGAGGAGCTCTGCATGCAGATATTGAAGTTTAAACCAGACTTGGTCATTACAGAGAAGGGTCTTAGTGATTTGGCATGCCATTATTTTAGCAAGCATGGAGTTACTGCAATCAGAAGACTGAGGAAAACTGATAATAATCGAATTGCCAAGGCATGCGGTGCTGTTATTGTGAACAGACCAGATGAGTTGCAGGAGTCTGATGTTGGTACTGGTGCAGGGTTGTTTGAAGTTAAGAAAGTTGGAGATGAGTACTTTGCTTTTATTGTTGATTGCAAAGAACCCAAAGCTTGTACTGTTTTATTACGGGGTGCTAGTAAGGATCTCTTGAATGAGGTTGAAAGAAACCTACAA GATGCCATGTCTGTTGCTAGGAACATAATAAAAAATCCAAAACTTGTTCCTGGAGGTGGTGCTACTGAGATGACTGTGTCGGCTACTTTGAAACAGAAGAGTTCTTCTATTGAAGGCATAGAGAAG TGGCCATATGAAGCTGCTGCCATTGCTTTTGAATCTATTCCACGTACTTTGGCCCAAAATTGTGGAGTAAACGTTATCCGGACAATGACTGCACTACAAGGAAAA cATGCAAATGGAGAAAATGCATGGACTGGCATAGATGGAAATACTGGTGCCATCGCTGACATGCAAGAGCGCAAG ATCTGGGATGCCTATAATGTGAAGGCACAAGCGTTTAAGACTGCCATTGAAGCTGCATGCATGCTTCTGAGGATTGATGATATTGTGAGTGGAATCAAGAAGAAGCAAGCCCCTGGTGCTGGCCCCTCAAAGCCTAAGATTGAGACTGAGGGAGATGCTGATGGCGACCAAATCCTTCCCGACTGA
- the LOC101511939 gene encoding uncharacterized protein At5g08430, whose amino-acid sequence MIERMDDGAQFGNFWIEEINGKVQTSVRKRRKYKHKKKEYNGWGSTSLIIFLESIGRDTSDKITQSEVTKIISDYVNQNNLLHPTKKKRIVCDERLHLLFGRKSISRLKISDLLESHFVENCGESSEDIIFDSEDDEYASVCETPKSTSSERKSQPRKHVVEKPRSCFAAINPFNIKLVYLRKSLVEELLKDPETCEMKVVGSFIRIKCDPNDYLQKNSHQLLQITGIKKISGVDGEIRLRASGFIKDIRVHMLSDDDFSEEECEDLQRRVKDGLLKRPMIVDLEEQARLLHQDMTKHWLARELALLQNLIDRANEKGWRRELDGYLQKRAKLKSPEEQERLLHEIPRVIADDLESESTTPDALDKKVEINHQELPQTTTPVVPDKKVEINFQQLSRTMTPVVPDKKVEINFQEFSHTTFTKASVATEVSKEVVLDFACKPTKRYEKLQSSDEQEWLFQETPGVTTDYLESVSKTPEVPDKKAENNTQGFWETTFTKASVLTEVPKAVSNGFAFKATKLYVADLTKQESESPKSILSLSRPSDVPLFNMALNSTALNCISHDTSAVPHWSAMPVQQQPVKQTDSAYKNNGASIPAESNEAKIKAKISQKPLDKPIRPTQIQVIELSDDDDEENEKPSTIKPVPAEDLHSSMWHYRDPQGQVQGPFSITSLKCWSDARYFSPDFKVWRAGQSQHQSVLLVDVLPKYFPR is encoded by the exons ATGATAGAAAGGATGGATGATGGAGCTCAATTTGGTAATTTCTGGATAGAGGAAATTAATGGGAAGGTTCAGACCTCTgtgagaaagagaaggaaatacAAACACAAGAAAAAGGAATACAATGGATGGGGATCAACTTCCCTTATTATTTTTCTCGAATCCATTGGTAGAGATACAAGTGACAAGATAACTCAAAGTGAGGTCACTAAAATTATAAGTGATTATGTTAACCAGAATAACCTTCTTCATCCTACGAAAAAGAAAAGAATCGTATGTGATGAGAGGCTTCATTTGTTGTTCGGAAGGAAGAGCATTAGCCGGTTGAAGATTAGTGACTTGCTTGAGTCACACTTTGTGGAGAACTGTGGAGAGTCATCTGAAGATATTATATTTGACTcagaagatgatgagtatgcaTCAGTGTGTGAAACCCCAAAATCAACTTCTTCGGAGAGGAAGAGTCAGCCGAGGAAACATGTTGTGGAAAAACCAAGGAGCTGTTTTGCCGCCATCAATCCTTTCAACATCAAGCTTGTTTATTTAAGAAAGAGTCTAGTTGAGGAACTTTTAAAGGACCCTGAAACTTGTGAGATGAAAGTAGTTGGAAGCTTCATAAGAATCAAGTGTGACCCAAATGACTACCTTCAGAAAAACTCACACCAGCTTCTGCAAATCACAG GTATAAAGAAGATCTCAGGAGTGGATGGGGAAATTCGCTTGCGAGCTTCAGGTTTCATTAAAGACATCAGAGTTCACATGCTTTCAGATGATGATTTCTCTGAG GAGGAGTGTGAGGATTTGCAAAGAAGAGTAAAAGATGGCTTGCTAAAGAGACCTATGATT GTGGATTTGGAGGAACAGGCTAGATTATTGCATCAGGATATGACTAAGCAT TGGCTTGCAAGAGAACTTGCTCTGTTACAAAATCTGATAGACCGAGCAAATGAAAAGGGATGGCGAAGAGA GCTGGATGGATACCTACAAAAAAGGGCTAAGCTTAAGAGTCCGGAAGAACAGGAACGGTTATTGCATGAAATTCCTCGAGTTATTGCAGATGATCTAGAATCAGAATCTACGACACCAGATGCTCTAGataaaaaagttgaaatcaaTCACCAAGAGTTGCCGCAGACTACGACACCAGTTGTTCCGGATAAAAAAGTAGAAATCAATTTCCAACAGTTGTCACGGACTATGACACCAGTTGTTCCAGATAAAAAAGTAGAAATCAATTTCCAAGAGTTTTCACATACTACCTTTACAAAAGCATCGGTAGCGACTGAGGTGTCTAAGGAAGTTGTATTAGATTTTGCGTGCAAGCCTACAAAACGGTACGAGAAACTTCAGAGTTCAGATGAACAGGAATGGTTATTTCAAGAAACTCCTGGAGTTACTACAGATTATCTAGAATCAGTATCCAAAACACCAGAAGTTCCAGATAAAAAGGCAGAAAATAATACACAAGGGTTTTGGGAGACTACTTTTACAAAAGCATCTGTATTGACCGAGGTTCCAAAAGCGGTTTCTAATGGTTTTGCATTCAAGGCTACAAAACTGTATGTTGCCGATCTAACAAAACAAGAAAGCGAGTCACCAAAGTCAATTCTCAGTCTTAGTAGACCATCAGATGTTCCTCTTTTCAATATGGCACTAAATAGCACTGCATTGAATTGCATTTCTCATGACACTTCTGCAG TGCCCCATTGGTCTGCTATGCCTGTTCAACAGCAGCCAGTGAAACAAACTGACTCTGCATATAAGAACAATGGGGCATCTATCCCAGCGGAATCAAATGAAGCTAAGATCAAAGCAAAGATCTCTCAAAAACCATTGGACAAGCCGATACGGCCAACTCAGATTCAGGTCATAGAACTGAGCGATGACGATGACGAGGAAAATGAAAAACCAAGCACCATAAAACCGGTTCCTGCCGAGGATTTGCACTCGTCAATGTGGCATTACAGAGATCCTCAGGGACAGGTACAAGGACCTTTCTCCATAACTTCTCTAAAATGTTGGAGTGATGCTCGCTACTTTTCTCCAGACTTCAAGGTTTGGAGGGCAGGCCAAAGTCAACATCAAAGTGTACTATTGGTGGATGTTCTACCCAAATATTTTCCCCGCTAA